A window of Calonectris borealis chromosome 3, bCalBor7.hap1.2, whole genome shotgun sequence contains these coding sequences:
- the MRPL18 gene encoding large ribosomal subunit protein uL18m isoform X2, whose product MALSSRSCLLLAAGRLQARGAGLRFASTTVSLRTETEVDTSENEVVAPDFTNRNPRNLEQLALARKERGWKTTWPKREFWHRLRLEQTQHYVEAFVERCNGDVVVSASTREWAIKRHLYSPKGVAACKNLGRVMAQRCLEAGINFVNFKAVIPWERRCDSIQEFEKAMEEGGVVLREPRRIYQ is encoded by the exons ATGGCGCTGAGCAGccgcagctgcctgctgctggcggCCGGCAGGCTCCAGGCACGTGGAGCGG GTCTTCGTTTTGCGTCAACTACAGTCAGTCTCAGAACTGAGACTGAAGTGGACACAAGCGAAAATGAGGTTGTTGCTCCAGACTTCACTAACAGGAATCCTCGGAACTTAGAGCAGTTGGCCCTGGCTAGGAAAGAGCGTGGCTGGAAGACAACGTGGCCAAAGCGTGAATTCTGGCATAG ATTACGGCTTGAGCAGACACAGCATTATGTCGAAGCCTTCGTTGAGCGCTGTAATGGGGATGTTGTGGTGTCTGCCTCTACCCGAGAGTGGGCCATAAAGAGACACCTTTACAGTCCTAAGGGAGTAGCAGCATGCAAAAACCTTGGCCGCGTAATGGCACAGCGCTGTTTGGAAGCAGGAATCAACTTTGTGAACTTTAAAGCTGTTATCCCCTGGGAACGTCGTTGTGACTCG ATTCAGGAATTCGAAAAAGCTATGGAGGAGGGGGGTGTCGTTCTGCGTGAGCCACGAAGAATCTATCAGTAA
- the MRPL18 gene encoding large ribosomal subunit protein uL18m isoform X1 produces the protein MALSSRSCLLLAAGRLQARGAVCGVLFPAFPQGLRFASTTVSLRTETEVDTSENEVVAPDFTNRNPRNLEQLALARKERGWKTTWPKREFWHRLRLEQTQHYVEAFVERCNGDVVVSASTREWAIKRHLYSPKGVAACKNLGRVMAQRCLEAGINFVNFKAVIPWERRCDSIQEFEKAMEEGGVVLREPRRIYQ, from the exons ATGGCGCTGAGCAGccgcagctgcctgctgctggcggCCGGCAGGCTCCAGGCACGTGGAGCGG tctgtggggttttatttcctgcttttcctcaAGGTCTTCGTTTTGCGTCAACTACAGTCAGTCTCAGAACTGAGACTGAAGTGGACACAAGCGAAAATGAGGTTGTTGCTCCAGACTTCACTAACAGGAATCCTCGGAACTTAGAGCAGTTGGCCCTGGCTAGGAAAGAGCGTGGCTGGAAGACAACGTGGCCAAAGCGTGAATTCTGGCATAG ATTACGGCTTGAGCAGACACAGCATTATGTCGAAGCCTTCGTTGAGCGCTGTAATGGGGATGTTGTGGTGTCTGCCTCTACCCGAGAGTGGGCCATAAAGAGACACCTTTACAGTCCTAAGGGAGTAGCAGCATGCAAAAACCTTGGCCGCGTAATGGCACAGCGCTGTTTGGAAGCAGGAATCAACTTTGTGAACTTTAAAGCTGTTATCCCCTGGGAACGTCGTTGTGACTCG ATTCAGGAATTCGAAAAAGCTATGGAGGAGGGGGGTGTCGTTCTGCGTGAGCCACGAAGAATCTATCAGTAA